Proteins from one Triticum aestivum cultivar Chinese Spring chromosome 7A, IWGSC CS RefSeq v2.1, whole genome shotgun sequence genomic window:
- the LOC123148918 gene encoding protein CIA1 isoform X1 — MDGGGAAELRETHRLVGHADRAWALAWNPNPGAGAGPVLASCGADKTVRIWKRAPDGAWHCSDVLEGVHERTVRSCAWSPDGKLLADASFDGTAAIWEYSGGDFELVDTLEGHANEVKSVSWSQSGSMVATCSRDRAAWIWEILPGNDHECVDVLEGHTEDVKMVQWHPFFDVLVSVSYDNTIRVWADDGDVDLLFLDHSGHSSTVWSISFNQKGDRMVTCSDDCTLKIWDTSIDLSQPTTGEGHESWHHISTLSGYHGRTIFSALWSSEDVIASGASDDAICLFAEENSMVEGPSYRLILKKEKAHDMDVNCVRWCPQDPRVLASASDDGTVKLWELRGDILD; from the exons AtggatggcggcggcgcggcggagctgCGCGAGACCCACCGCCTGGTTGGCCACGCCGACCGCGCGTGGGCACTCGCCTGGAACCCCAACccgggcgccggcgccggccccgtCCTAGCCTCCTGCGGCGCCGACAAGACAGTGCGCATCTGGAAGCGCGCCCCCGACGGCGCCTGGCACTGCTCG GATGTGCTCGAAGGCGTGCACGAACGCACGGTGAGGTCCTGCGCTTGGTCCCCCGACGGGAAGCTGTTGGCGGACGCGAGCTTCGATGGCACGGCGGCGATTTGGGAGTACTCCGGTGGAGACTTTGAGTTGGTCGACACGTTGGAG GGGCACGCGAACGAGGTGAAGAGTGTGTCATGGAGCCAGTCCGGTTCGATGGTCGCGACGTGCAGCCGGGACAGGGCAGCGTGGATATGGGAGATTCTGCCAGGGAACGATCACGAGTGCGTAGATGTGCTGGAGGGGCACACTGAGGATGTGAAGATGGTCCAGTGGCACCCGTTCTTTGATGTTCTGGTTTCTGTCAGCTATGACAATACCATCAGG GTGTGGGCTGATGACGGCGATG TTGATCTCCTTTTTCTTGATCACAGTGGTCATTCCTCAACAGTATGGTCAATATCTTTTAACCAGAAAGGAGATAGGATGGTCACATGCAG TGATGACTGTACTTTGAAAATTTGGGATACAAGTATTGATTTGTCGCAACCAACAACTGGAGAAGGTCATGAATCTTG GCATCATATTTCTACTCTATCTGGATATCATGGTCGAACTATTTTTTCAGCCCTTTGGTCAAG CGAGGATGTAATTGCCAGTGGGGCAAGTGATGATGCTATCTGCTTATTTGCCGAGGAGAATAGTATG GTTGAGGGGCCTTCCTACAGATTAATACTGAAGAAAGAGAAGGCACATGACATGGATGTAAATTGTGTCAGATGGTGTCCTCAG GACCCAAGGGTGTTGGCATCCGCGAGCGATGATGGCACAGTCAAATTGTGGGAGCTGCGGGGGGATATACTGGATTGA
- the LOC123148918 gene encoding protein CIA1 isoform X2, producing MDGGGAAELRETHRLVGHADRAWALAWNPNPGAGAGPVLASCGADKTVRIWKRAPDGAWHCSDVLEGVHERTVRSCAWSPDGKLLADASFDGTAAIWEYSGGDFELVDTLEGHANEVKSVSWSQSGSMVATCSRDRAAWIWEILPGNDHECVDVLEGHTEDVKMVQWHPFFDVLVSVSYDNTIRVWADDGDVDLLFLDHSGHSSTVWSISFNQKGDRMVTCSDDCTLKIWDTSIDLSQPTTGEGHESWHHISTLSGYHGRTIFSALWSSEDVIASGASDDAICLFAEENMQVEGPSYRLILKKEKAHDMDVNCVRWCPQDPRVLASASDDGTVKLWELRGDILD from the exons AtggatggcggcggcgcggcggagctgCGCGAGACCCACCGCCTGGTTGGCCACGCCGACCGCGCGTGGGCACTCGCCTGGAACCCCAACccgggcgccggcgccggccccgtCCTAGCCTCCTGCGGCGCCGACAAGACAGTGCGCATCTGGAAGCGCGCCCCCGACGGCGCCTGGCACTGCTCG GATGTGCTCGAAGGCGTGCACGAACGCACGGTGAGGTCCTGCGCTTGGTCCCCCGACGGGAAGCTGTTGGCGGACGCGAGCTTCGATGGCACGGCGGCGATTTGGGAGTACTCCGGTGGAGACTTTGAGTTGGTCGACACGTTGGAG GGGCACGCGAACGAGGTGAAGAGTGTGTCATGGAGCCAGTCCGGTTCGATGGTCGCGACGTGCAGCCGGGACAGGGCAGCGTGGATATGGGAGATTCTGCCAGGGAACGATCACGAGTGCGTAGATGTGCTGGAGGGGCACACTGAGGATGTGAAGATGGTCCAGTGGCACCCGTTCTTTGATGTTCTGGTTTCTGTCAGCTATGACAATACCATCAGG GTGTGGGCTGATGACGGCGATG TTGATCTCCTTTTTCTTGATCACAGTGGTCATTCCTCAACAGTATGGTCAATATCTTTTAACCAGAAAGGAGATAGGATGGTCACATGCAG TGATGACTGTACTTTGAAAATTTGGGATACAAGTATTGATTTGTCGCAACCAACAACTGGAGAAGGTCATGAATCTTG GCATCATATTTCTACTCTATCTGGATATCATGGTCGAACTATTTTTTCAGCCCTTTGGTCAAG CGAGGATGTAATTGCCAGTGGGGCAAGTGATGATGCTATCTGCTTATTTGCCGAGGAGAATA TGCAGGTTGAGGGGCCTTCCTACAGATTAATACTGAAGAAAGAGAAGGCACATGACATGGATGTAAATTGTGTCAGATGGTGTCCTCAG GACCCAAGGGTGTTGGCATCCGCGAGCGATGATGGCACAGTCAAATTGTGGGAGCTGCGGGGGGATATACTGGATTGA